The Monodelphis domestica isolate mMonDom1 chromosome 5, mMonDom1.pri, whole genome shotgun sequence DNA segment GCATGGAgtagttatttattttatctatcttGGGGGCAATAAAATTTAGTTAAAATTAGCATAATAGTAAGTAAACAATCTGCCAAAAGATTTACTGTGCCATCATGGGAAGAACAAACCCAAGCAGGCAATAAAAGGTCTGCAGTGTAACCACATACACTACAGTATTACCTCTGCCCATTGTTAATGGCATTGTTCAATAGGTATTTGAGTTAGAAAAATGCCTAGTCCTATTTGGGAAGTGCAGTATCACAAAAATTAAGTTCGCTACAGGACCCTCTCTATTATGATTATGTgacaatattattaataataataataattattattttattttctggaacCTACCAGTGAGAGCTCTAAGTTTTACACAACAAGCAATATAGTCATCGAAGGTAATCTTTCCATTGGTGCTGTATCGTTTTGCAATTGAAGTCACTGCTTGGGGACTCAATCTAAATcctaaatggaagaaaaaagaaaggagaaaaaaatgatcaaatgaCAATAGTTGAAAGTCTGTTAGGAATATGAGGAGACATATTCTACTACTCCTTTACTGAGATGTGGGGGACAAGGGTCCATGGGcattatcagatttttttttgatggaTTAATCAGTTTTGctgcttttcttcctcttcttttaaaataatgatttttttttctattaataatcatttattaagtgacttgtgccaAACACAATTTTGCTCAATAATGGAGCTATAAAGATAGAATTAAAACAGCTACTGACATCAAGAAGTTTACATACTATTGAAGAACAAGTAATGGCATTTTTTTAACTAGTCAATGATAAATACCATCAAAAAGTCTTGCTGATAATAATTCAGAGGCCAAAATGCCAGGACTAAtttgctacttaaaaaaaaaaaagatttttaagtaAGGGATGATTCTCTTTTGTTATAAGGAATATGACTTACTAAATTATATATGAAGGCTTAATCTTTatatggaggaagaggaaggacatGGGAAAACAAGCTacataataatagaaaaataagtaaaatagatAGTTTAAAGAGTCTCCTAAACTCTTCTTGGTGAAGGGATTGCAAGCATTTCAAATAAATTCTGTGAACCAGAATCTGTTCCAATCACTAATATCATATTAATTTCTAGAAAATCCaggaagatatatattttttttggtcTGAGTAAATTCTGACTTCTAGAAAGTAGAAAACAGTCTCATCATGACCACTTACCCATGGTTCCCAGGGCTTTCTGCAATTCTTGGGGATCCACTGTCCCACTTCGGTCACTGTCAAAGCTTATGAAGTGTTGTCTCCAGCCATTCAATACAGCCCAAAGTTCCTTAAATTCACTAAAACCCATGGTGCCAGACATATCCCTCTGAATCAAAATTAAGGAATATGACTAGTTTACTTCCAAATAAAAGTcgaaaagaaccaagagaaatatCATCATTTcttgggtgggaggaggagactCTCATGCTAAACTACAGCTATGgtttataaaagtttattgatgCTATACAAAACTTTGTATTCCTTCCAGTTTTTTATAAACCAAATCCTCTTGCATGTGAAGTCTGACCATAAACTCATGACTCATTTTGTGAGCAAGGCACAGAAATTAGTCTTGCTAACAGCAATGCACAAAAAAATGTACTGGATAAATGACTCATTAAATAATCTTGACCTAAGTCTCTAATTCCCTAAGCTACTACCCAAAGTGAGGCCTAAGTCGTCTCAGGGAACAGCTCAGCTCAAATTGGATTTTAACAGGCCAAGTAGTTTGCCCCTCGGGTGCTTAAGTGGGACTTGGAGGAGATGGGTTGTTCCTACCATTCCCACAAGGCCCTTGACTACATTTGTACCTGAAGAATCAATCTTCAAGAGAATGCATTTAGTGTGATGTGGTATATTGTTCCCAACTTTTATAAACTACTGGAAATGTTGCCCTCCACGAGTTGCATCCCCAATTGTGACAAGACAGCTGTATTCACTAACAACTTTTCACATCGCCTCTTGTGTGAAACGTTGTTAATGGTTTTCAAAAGGTCTAAATGAAGCGTGGCATCATCCAGGCTTCCTCTGAACCCTGATGACCACTGGGCCTTGCCTTCTGACTTCTGGCAGAATTCTCCTATAGGTGCTGCCTCGAGCACGGCACCCAGTTAGGTGATGACTGTCAGCCTTTACCTGTCCCTCTGGTTTAACTTATACTACGCTGAGGATGTCAAGTTTCCTCAATACAAGAATAAGCAGATGTACGGTCACTACTACAGCAAAAACTGTGGCTCTTTGTCTTTCCCCCTCAAATGACCAAAGATACAAGCCAGTATCGTCACTGTTCAAATCATCTTAGCTTTTGCAACCTCAAGAAAAATGATACTTTGTTGGCAACTCTGAATGacacactaagtattttttggatatttattttccttcattaaaaaaaagctaaTCTCTACTTATTAAACTTCCTATTATTCTCTCAAAACTATATCTTAACATTTTATAGCAGCAAAACTATATCTTAACATTTTATAGCAGCTTACTTAAATAAGAGAGGGATTAGTTTTGTTTAGTACTGAACGTGACCTTTGGGCTAAGCATGATCATTAGTCTGGGGAAATAATACTGTGCCACAATTGTAACGCTAGTGCCAGCTTTAAAAGGATACATCCAGCATGGAGACCATAAGCCTGCAAGTCTCCAGGTTGAAAGCTGTCAAAGCAAAAAGAGCGTACTCATCATTACGTTACAGACTCCAATCACACTGGATACAATGAAACTATTCACACATTTATCGAGCATCTAAGCAATCGCAAGGCCTACAGGAATGTGAGAACTAGTTAATTTCTAACAATCTAGTAGTGCATCATTTTTCAGGATCCTGAGggggaaaattattcctttatgTGAATTTTATAGCTAAGTGGAGCAGCCCACGCCCCTTCTTCTCTGGCTCCCCATTAAGAGGCAAAAGTGtccatttaaaaatatccatTATATGTTTTCTGAACACCTAAAGAATACATACGAATAAAGTAAAGAGGAATGATCTGCGACGCGGTGTAGGAAACTCCCGGCATGAGAATTCTCTCTGCCAATGCAGGCTGTCTTGGTAGCCAGGCCTCAGGCAGGGGTCTCGGGCACAGAGAGTTGAAGTGACTGAcgtgcccaggggcacacagctatcgggggctagatttaaacctaggtctacCTGACTTGAAGCCCAGTGTTCTAACCATTGTGCCACGCTGCTTTTTtattaagcactggagatactgACATAATTAACTCAGGGTCATCACTCTAACATCAATTGTTATGCTCTGGGTACTCTGGTGCCCCAAAAGGCTATATGGCAGACAGATCCCCCAGCCTCAAGCTAAAGGACAGCAGATTATTACAAGGCGCCATTTTGCTGTggaatttcttattttgtttcctCTCTTTCGGTGCCAGACTGTCAGGAAGGTGTCTCGGCCGAGGTCTCCTCCCCAACTCCTCTTTCAGTTACGATATATTATGGGCCAGCAAGTGAGCTAACAAGACTTGCTAGACATAGGCCGCACTGGTGCCAATAAGGTCTGGGACACCCTGGCCTTTCCTACCAAATTACAAGGACTTGGGTTCTCTCCTGGGCTCTATACTGTCGTGGCTGCCACTCAGAGGCCTGGCCACGTATTTCCAGGGAGAGGTCATGGCACTGATGAATGGAaattttccttgctttctggatcTGGATGGTTTCATTCAGAGACCGGACAGGGCACGAGAGTGAGATCCCGTCTTTGCCTTTAAGCCACTACTAAGCATATCAGGGCTCtga contains these protein-coding regions:
- the SRI gene encoding sorcin isoform X4 produces the protein MPNSNMQFGGAPGGPAFPGQTQDPLYGYFAAVAGQDGQIDADELQRCLTQSGIAGGYKPFNLETCRLMVSMLDRDMSGTMGFSEFKELWAVLNGWRQHFISFDSDRSGTVDPQELQKALGTMGFRLSPQAVTSIAKRYSTNGKITFDDYIACCVKLRALTDSFRRRDTAQQGVVNFPYDDFIQCVMSV
- the SRI gene encoding sorcin isoform X3, translated to MPNSNMQFGGAPGGPAFPGQTQDPLYGYFAAVAGQDGQIDADELQRCLTQSGIAGGYKPFNLETCRLMVSMLDRDMSGTMGFSEFKELWAVLNGWRQHFISFDSDRSGTVDPQELQKALGTMGFRLSPQAVTSIAKRYSTNGKITFDDYIACCVKLRALTDSFRRRDTAQQGVVNFPYDDVSASKQLEVLIGE